One genomic segment of Candidatus Neomarinimicrobiota bacterium includes these proteins:
- the plsX gene encoding phosphate acyltransferase PlsX — MRIAIDAMGGDYAPRETVKGAVLAAKEYAEDSDIILIGDKDAIRDRLSHEKTTFPDMEIINAPDLIQMHESPAKAIKNKPNSSISIGTKLQKSGEIDAFVSAGNTGVVYASALMNLKRIKGVRRPTIGAYLPTENKGTTIFDAGANPNCRPLHLLQFGIMGSIYVEHIFGWKNPSVGLLNIGVEASKGNEMALESFQLLSEFLPNFYGNVEGRDILVGKVEVVVCDGFVGNILIKFAESIYELLKSKTRLHMRNRPFAKLGALMMLPAIKKLKKDLDYQEYGGVPLLGVNGVSIIGHGHSSHIAIKNAIRVARRMVRGKINDHIQEKIEELNVSKPKVTMEAV, encoded by the coding sequence CGGAAGATTCGGATATAATACTTATAGGTGACAAAGATGCAATTCGAGATCGATTGTCACATGAAAAAACTACTTTCCCGGACATGGAAATAATAAACGCTCCCGACCTGATACAAATGCATGAATCACCGGCAAAGGCTATCAAGAATAAGCCGAACTCTTCAATCTCGATCGGCACCAAATTACAGAAATCAGGCGAAATCGATGCGTTCGTCAGCGCCGGGAACACAGGAGTCGTTTATGCGTCAGCGTTGATGAACCTGAAAAGGATTAAGGGAGTTCGCCGCCCCACAATAGGGGCTTACCTGCCTACTGAAAATAAAGGTACCACAATTTTTGACGCCGGCGCAAACCCGAATTGCCGGCCGCTGCATCTTTTGCAGTTCGGCATTATGGGCAGCATATACGTCGAACACATTTTCGGATGGAAAAACCCCTCTGTCGGGCTTTTGAACATCGGTGTAGAAGCATCAAAGGGTAATGAGATGGCGCTCGAGAGCTTTCAGTTACTGAGCGAATTCCTTCCTAACTTTTATGGAAATGTTGAAGGGAGAGATATTCTCGTCGGGAAGGTTGAAGTGGTGGTTTGCGACGGGTTTGTGGGCAATATACTTATCAAATTTGCGGAATCGATTTACGAATTGCTCAAATCCAAAACCCGGCTTCATATGAGGAACCGGCCTTTTGCAAAACTCGGAGCGCTCATGATGCTTCCCGCCATCAAGAAGTTGAAAAAAGACCTTGATTATCAGGAATACGGCGGTGTACCTCTGTTAGGCGTGAACGGAGTATCGATTATAGGGCATGGGCATTCATCACACATAGCCATAAAAAATGCTATACGGGTTGCGCGGAGGATGGTTAGAGGGAAGATAAACGATCATATTCAAGAAAAAATAGAGGAATTGAACGTCAGCAAGCCCAAAGTCACTATGGAGGCAGTTTAG
- the acpP gene encoding acyl carrier protein: MSDAEKIKQIIGKELEIEEAEVIDSASLIDDLGADSLSVMELMIAFDDEFGVEVPEEDYDKLITVGDIVKYITSNK; this comes from the coding sequence ATGTCAGATGCAGAAAAAATTAAACAAATAATCGGTAAGGAGCTCGAGATCGAAGAAGCTGAAGTAATCGACAGCGCTTCTTTAATTGATGATTTAGGAGCAGACTCGCTGTCAGTCATGGAACTCATGATAGCATTTGATGATGAATTCGGCGTTGAAGTACCTGAAGAAGATTACGATAAGCTCATTACGGTCGGGGATATAGTAAAGTATATAACCTCAAATAAATAA
- the fabD gene encoding ACP S-malonyltransferase has protein sequence MGADLYEKFDSVKSYYSRASEALGFDLAEISFNGPIEELTQTSVTQPAIFTHSYSLSMLLADKGIKPDFAAGHSLGEYAAYASAGSLEFPDAINLVKVRADSMQKACDENPGTMAAVIGMELETLETICAKENNDGVVNIANLNSPVQLVVSGEIDPVREVMAIAREQGAKIVKELNVSGAFHSPLMESAVEELSQALESVSISSPEFPVYTNVSGKPLFDPEEIKQSLIEQLTSPVRWYPSMLNMADAGAAEFIEIGPGKVLQGLTKRTNKEFRSSGVDRLEDLGLILN, from the coding sequence ATGGGAGCGGACCTATACGAGAAATTCGATTCAGTCAAATCATATTATTCGAGAGCATCGGAAGCGCTCGGTTTTGATCTGGCTGAAATTTCATTTAACGGTCCGATCGAGGAATTGACGCAGACCTCAGTTACCCAACCGGCGATTTTCACTCATAGTTACTCCCTTTCGATGCTGCTGGCTGATAAAGGAATCAAGCCGGATTTTGCAGCCGGTCACAGCCTCGGCGAGTATGCCGCTTATGCGTCAGCCGGTTCATTAGAGTTCCCGGATGCTATAAATCTTGTTAAGGTGCGTGCCGACTCGATGCAGAAAGCATGCGATGAAAATCCCGGGACTATGGCAGCGGTGATCGGCATGGAATTGGAAACTCTCGAGACAATTTGCGCTAAGGAAAACAATGATGGTGTCGTTAACATCGCGAATCTTAACTCGCCGGTACAACTCGTTGTATCGGGAGAAATAGATCCTGTGCGTGAAGTTATGGCAATCGCCAGGGAACAGGGCGCAAAGATCGTTAAGGAGTTGAACGTCAGCGGAGCGTTCCATTCTCCCTTGATGGAATCCGCAGTTGAGGAACTTTCGCAGGCATTGGAAAGTGTCTCGATATCCTCTCCGGAGTTTCCGGTTTACACCAACGTAAGCGGAAAGCCGCTGTTTGACCCCGAAGAGATAAAACAATCGCTGATCGAACAGCTGACCAGCCCGGTAAGATGGTATCCTTCGATGCTGAATATGGCTGATGCCGGAGCGGCTGAATTTATTGAAATCGGACCGGGAAAAGTTTTGCAGGGCTTAACGAAACGTACAAATAAAGAATTCCGCTCTTCAGGTGTCGACAGACTTGAAGATTTGGGACTAATATTGAATTAG
- the fabG gene encoding 3-oxoacyl-[acyl-carrier-protein] reductase — translation MLKGKSALITGASRGIGAAIARKFASEGAKLIISATNEELLSKMKKELDDSGCDVEMMKCDVSDSASFKSLVQFALDTFGTVDILVNNAGIRRDKLIMAMTEEDWDTVINVNLKGTFNGIKSVTRPMLKAKSGCIINITSIVGLSGNAGQANYASSKAGIIGLTKSAAKELGSRNIRVNAIAPGFIETEMTESVKEDAKEKFLKNVPLIRAGTGEDVANLAAFLASDSSGYITGQVINVDGGQLM, via the coding sequence ATGTTAAAGGGAAAGAGTGCTCTGATTACCGGCGCATCAAGAGGGATCGGAGCTGCAATTGCAAGAAAATTCGCTTCAGAGGGAGCTAAACTCATCATCTCAGCCACAAATGAAGAGCTTTTGAGCAAAATGAAAAAGGAGCTGGATGATTCAGGTTGTGACGTTGAAATGATGAAATGCGACGTCTCCGACTCTGCGTCGTTCAAGAGTTTGGTTCAGTTTGCCCTCGACACCTTCGGAACTGTCGATATTCTCGTGAACAATGCAGGAATTAGACGCGATAAGCTTATTATGGCTATGACGGAAGAGGACTGGGATACCGTAATAAACGTAAATCTAAAAGGCACGTTTAACGGAATCAAATCCGTCACACGCCCGATGTTGAAAGCGAAATCAGGCTGCATAATAAACATAACTTCCATTGTGGGTTTATCGGGGAATGCGGGACAGGCAAACTACGCATCGTCTAAAGCCGGTATAATCGGCTTGACCAAATCAGCCGCCAAAGAGCTGGGATCGAGGAACATCAGGGTCAATGCGATAGCTCCCGGCTTCATTGAAACCGAGATGACTGAATCGGTCAAGGAGGACGCAAAGGAAAAATTTCTTAAAAATGTACCGTTAATTCGAGCAGGAACGGGGGAAGACGTGGCAAACCTGGCTGCATTTCTTGCTTCGGACAGTTCTGGCTATATTACCGGACAGGTTATAAATGTTGACGGTGGTCAATTGATGTAA
- a CDS encoding ketoacyl-ACP synthase III — protein sequence MNSQNSTPMMAKISGVGHYVPEKVLTNSDLEKMMDTNDEWIVSRTGISERHIVSDGEATSHMGIHAIRELLDFTDTDPGEIDVIIVATVTPDRMFPATACLIQEEIGANNCWGFDLSAACSGFLFALNSASRFVESGAYKKVVVVGADTMSSIMNYEDRNTSILFGDGAGAVMVEPSEEEGFGILDSLSSIDGSGAEYLYMAAGGSEKPASHETVDAREHFLYQDGRTVYINAVKGMAEVSVQILERNGLEGADVDLFIPHQANKRIIDSTAKRLGIDESKVVMNIDRYGNTTAATIPLGIYEAVRDGRLKKGDITVLAAFGAGYTLGSTLIKWAY from the coding sequence ATGAACTCACAAAATAGTACTCCTATGATGGCTAAGATCAGCGGAGTCGGTCATTACGTACCCGAAAAAGTCCTTACAAACAGCGACTTGGAAAAGATGATGGATACAAATGATGAATGGATTGTCTCCCGCACCGGGATTTCCGAGAGACATATAGTTTCCGACGGGGAAGCAACCTCTCATATGGGAATTCACGCTATCAGGGAATTGCTTGATTTTACCGATACCGACCCCGGGGAGATTGACGTTATCATCGTGGCAACCGTTACACCGGACAGGATGTTCCCGGCAACGGCATGCCTGATTCAGGAAGAGATCGGGGCGAATAACTGCTGGGGATTTGATCTCTCAGCGGCTTGTTCGGGTTTCTTATTCGCCCTGAATTCAGCCAGCCGGTTTGTCGAATCAGGAGCATATAAGAAAGTAGTGGTAGTCGGCGCGGATACTATGAGCTCTATCATGAATTACGAAGACAGAAATACGTCTATATTGTTTGGAGACGGCGCTGGCGCCGTAATGGTTGAACCTTCGGAAGAAGAAGGATTCGGCATACTCGATTCTCTCAGCTCCATAGACGGCTCGGGCGCTGAATATCTATATATGGCTGCCGGGGGAAGCGAAAAACCTGCCTCACACGAAACTGTCGATGCCCGTGAACATTTTCTCTATCAGGACGGCAGAACTGTTTATATCAATGCCGTAAAGGGGATGGCGGAGGTATCGGTGCAAATTCTCGAACGAAACGGACTCGAAGGTGCGGACGTCGACCTCTTTATTCCCCATCAGGCAAATAAGCGCATTATCGATTCTACAGCCAAGCGCCTTGGCATTGATGAATCAAAAGTAGTAATGAACATCGATAGATATGGTAACACTACTGCCGCCACTATTCCGCTCGGCATTTACGAAGCTGTAAGAGACGGCAGGTTAAAAAAGGGAGATATCACAGTTCTCGCTGCATTTGGCGCCGGTTATACGCTTGGAAGCACGCTCATCAAGTGGGCGTATTAG